One genomic segment of Rhizorhabdus phycosphaerae includes these proteins:
- a CDS encoding GcrA family cell cycle regulator: protein MSWTEERIDQLKRLWGQGMTASQIAEELGGVSRNAVIGKAHRLGLEARPSPVKGGGGDSAAASEKSSAAPAAEKPAPAPKAAPAAPAVAAEPAPAPKPAPAPAPVAAAPAAPAAAAPTPAPMPLVRSIGPGGFQRQAPGEQSAPIPPAPPRRLVPAKPSAEIAGKTSLLELNDRVCKWPIGHPGEPDFHFCGDPINPGFPYCLDHCSIAYQAQLPRRDRRPPPPLPFGGPRVR, encoded by the coding sequence ATGTCCTGGACGGAAGAACGGATCGATCAACTCAAGCGCCTCTGGGGTCAGGGGATGACCGCCAGCCAGATCGCCGAGGAGCTTGGCGGCGTGAGCCGCAACGCGGTGATCGGCAAGGCACACCGCCTGGGCCTCGAAGCGCGCCCGTCCCCGGTCAAGGGTGGCGGCGGCGACTCCGCCGCAGCGTCCGAGAAGTCTTCGGCGGCGCCTGCCGCGGAGAAACCGGCCCCCGCGCCCAAGGCCGCACCCGCCGCACCGGCGGTCGCTGCAGAACCGGCTCCCGCGCCGAAGCCCGCGCCCGCACCCGCCCCGGTGGCTGCCGCACCTGCAGCCCCGGCCGCTGCCGCGCCGACTCCGGCCCCGATGCCGCTCGTCCGCTCGATCGGCCCCGGCGGTTTCCAGCGCCAGGCGCCCGGCGAACAGAGCGCGCCGATCCCGCCCGCCCCGCCCCGCCGCCTGGTTCCGGCCAAGCCGTCGGCCGAGATCGCCGGCAAGACGAGCCTGCTCGAACTCAACGACCGCGTCTGCAAATGGCCGATCGGCCATCCGGGCGAGCCCGACTTCCATTTCTGCGGCGATCCGATCAATCCCGGCTTCCCCTATTGCCTCGATCATTGCTCGATCGCCTATCAGGCGCAGCTGCCGCGCCGCGACCGCCGTCCGCCGCCGCCGCTGCCCTTCGGCGGTCCGCGCGTCCGCTGA
- a CDS encoding 2-hydroxyacid dehydrogenase: protein MADRPHNPKLIVTRRLPAQVEARMRELFDVELNESDRPMTQAELAAAAARCDVLVPTITDAIDAEVIAAGNGRLGLIANFGNGVDHIDLKAARAARVIVTNTPGVLTADTADMTMALILSVPRRLAEGEKLVRSGNWTGWSPAAMLGHRIDGKTLGIVGMGRIGRAVARRARAFDLSIVYHNRHRLPEAVEEELDARFEPDLDRLLQDSDIVSIHCPHTPETENLIDARRIGLLARHVYLINTARGSIVDEAALIDRLERGEIAGAGLDVFTHEPAVDPRLLALDNVVLLPHMGSATYEGRMETGERVIANIRHWADGHRPRDQVFEGWI, encoded by the coding sequence ATGGCGGACCGTCCTCACAATCCCAAGCTGATCGTCACCCGGCGCCTGCCCGCGCAGGTCGAGGCGCGGATGCGCGAATTGTTCGACGTCGAGCTGAACGAGAGCGACCGCCCTATGACGCAGGCCGAACTGGCCGCCGCCGCCGCGCGCTGCGACGTGCTGGTGCCGACGATCACCGACGCGATCGATGCGGAGGTGATCGCGGCCGGCAACGGCCGGCTGGGCCTGATCGCCAATTTCGGCAATGGCGTCGATCATATCGACCTGAAGGCGGCGCGCGCGGCGCGGGTGATCGTCACCAACACGCCGGGCGTGCTGACCGCCGATACCGCCGACATGACGATGGCGCTGATCCTGTCGGTGCCGCGCCGGCTGGCCGAGGGCGAGAAGCTGGTCCGCTCGGGCAATTGGACGGGGTGGAGCCCCGCCGCGATGCTGGGCCACCGGATCGACGGCAAGACGCTGGGCATCGTCGGCATGGGCCGGATCGGCCGCGCGGTGGCGCGCCGGGCCCGCGCCTTCGACCTGTCGATCGTCTACCACAACCGGCACCGCCTGCCCGAAGCGGTCGAGGAGGAGCTGGACGCGCGGTTCGAGCCCGATCTGGACCGGCTGCTACAGGACAGCGACATCGTCTCGATCCACTGCCCGCACACGCCCGAGACCGAGAATCTGATCGACGCGCGGCGGATCGGGCTGCTCGCGCGCCATGTGTATCTGATCAACACCGCGCGCGGATCGATCGTCGACGAGGCGGCCTTGATCGACCGGTTGGAGCGCGGCGAGATTGCGGGCGCGGGCCTGGACGTGTTCACGCACGAGCCGGCCGTGGATCCCCGGCTGCTCGCGCTCGATAATGTGGTGCTGCTGCCGCATATGGGCTCGGCCACCTATGAGGGGCGGATGGAGACGGGCGAGCGCGTGATCGCGAATATCCGCCACTGGGCCGACGGCCATCGCCCACGCGATCAGGTGTTCGAGGGCTGGATTTAG
- a CDS encoding I78 family peptidase inhibitor, translated as MKHAALMLALSAGLAACATTKSPSSPPAEAGACNADAAQSLVGKPASSAEEARAASGARAMRVVRPGQAVTMEYRPDRLNVELDASDIIVRISCG; from the coding sequence GTGAAGCATGCGGCGCTGATGCTGGCCCTGTCGGCCGGCCTCGCCGCATGCGCCACGACGAAATCGCCTTCATCTCCGCCGGCTGAAGCAGGCGCCTGCAATGCAGATGCCGCCCAGTCCCTGGTCGGCAAGCCCGCTTCGTCAGCAGAAGAGGCGCGCGCTGCGTCGGGCGCCAGGGCGATGCGGGTCGTCCGCCCCGGCCAGGCGGTGACGATGGAGTATCGCCCCGACCGGCTGAACGTCGAACTCGACGCATCCGACATCATCGTCAGGATCAGCTGCGGCTGA
- the parE gene encoding DNA topoisomerase IV subunit B produces the protein MSDDLFASAPSTSSGNYDASAIEVLEGLEPVRRRPGMYIGGTDERAYHHLAAEVLDNAMDEAVAGHASRIEMSLQPGNRLTVIDNGRGIPVDPHPKFPGKSALEVILSTLHSGGKFSDKAYATSGGLHGVGVSVVNALSTETIVEVARNKELYRQRFSRGETLGPIEKLGAAPNRRGTSVTFTPDPEIFGPGAHFRPARLMRLARSKAYLFAGVEIRWKCDPSLIGDDTPSEAVFQFPGGLSDHLRDQIGDRECATAQFFAGKQSFPDSQGSVEWAVAWPLWSEGSYSYYCNTIPTPDGGTHENGLRAALVKGIRAFADLVGNKKAKDITADDIVTGSEQMLSVFIRDPQFQSQTKDRLTSPDAARLVENAVRDHFDHFLADNMERGKALLAFVLDRMDDRLRRKAEREVKRKTATAGRKLRLPGKLTDCANDAPEGTEIFIVEGDSAGGSAKQARDRKTQAILPIRGKILNVASANSAKIGANQEIADLGQALGCGTRERCNVDLLRYERVVIMTDADVDGAHIATLLMTYFFQEMPDLVRAGHLYLAQPPLYRLTAGAKSVYARDDEHRREIEAKEFKGKKVEVSRFKGLGEMNPQQLRETTMDPKTRTLLRVTLPQEYEERAGIRDLVDRLMGKNPEHRFAFIQANAASVDEEVIDA, from the coding sequence ATGTCAGACGACCTTTTCGCTTCGGCGCCTTCCACCAGTTCCGGCAACTACGACGCGTCGGCGATCGAGGTTCTGGAGGGGCTTGAGCCCGTCCGGCGCCGGCCCGGCATGTATATCGGCGGCACCGACGAGCGCGCCTATCATCACCTCGCGGCCGAAGTGCTCGACAATGCGATGGACGAGGCGGTCGCCGGCCATGCCAGCCGGATCGAAATGTCGCTGCAGCCCGGCAATCGCCTGACCGTCATCGACAACGGGCGCGGCATTCCCGTCGACCCGCACCCGAAATTCCCGGGCAAGTCGGCGCTGGAGGTGATCCTCTCGACGCTCCACTCGGGCGGCAAGTTCAGCGACAAGGCCTATGCCACCAGCGGCGGCCTCCACGGCGTCGGCGTCTCCGTCGTCAACGCCCTGTCGACCGAAACGATCGTCGAGGTCGCCCGCAACAAGGAGTTGTACCGCCAGCGCTTCTCGCGTGGCGAAACGCTCGGCCCGATCGAAAAGCTCGGCGCGGCCCCCAACCGGCGCGGAACCAGCGTCACCTTCACCCCCGATCCCGAGATTTTCGGCCCCGGTGCGCATTTCCGCCCCGCCCGGCTGATGCGCCTGGCCCGCTCCAAGGCCTATCTGTTCGCCGGGGTCGAGATACGCTGGAAATGCGACCCCTCGCTGATCGGCGACGACACGCCGTCGGAAGCGGTCTTCCAGTTCCCCGGCGGCCTGTCGGACCATCTGCGCGACCAGATCGGCGACCGCGAATGCGCTACCGCACAGTTCTTCGCCGGCAAGCAGAGCTTCCCCGACAGCCAGGGATCGGTCGAATGGGCGGTCGCCTGGCCGCTCTGGTCGGAAGGCTCGTACAGCTATTATTGCAACACCATCCCGACGCCCGATGGCGGCACCCATGAAAATGGCCTGCGCGCCGCACTGGTAAAAGGGATCCGCGCCTTTGCCGATCTGGTCGGCAACAAGAAGGCCAAGGACATTACCGCCGACGACATCGTCACCGGGTCCGAACAGATGTTGTCGGTGTTCATCCGCGACCCGCAGTTCCAGAGCCAGACCAAGGACCGGCTGACCTCGCCCGACGCCGCCCGCCTCGTCGAAAACGCTGTGCGCGACCATTTCGACCATTTCCTCGCCGACAATATGGAGCGCGGCAAGGCGCTGCTCGCTTTCGTCCTCGACCGGATGGACGACCGTCTGCGCCGCAAGGCCGAGCGTGAGGTCAAGCGCAAGACCGCGACCGCCGGCCGCAAGCTGCGCCTGCCGGGCAAGCTCACCGACTGCGCCAATGACGCGCCCGAGGGAACCGAGATCTTCATCGTCGAGGGCGACAGCGCCGGCGGCTCGGCCAAGCAGGCGCGCGACCGCAAGACACAGGCGATCCTGCCGATCCGCGGCAAGATCCTCAACGTCGCTTCGGCGAACAGCGCCAAGATTGGCGCCAATCAGGAGATTGCCGATCTCGGCCAGGCGCTCGGCTGCGGCACGCGCGAACGGTGCAATGTCGACCTGCTGCGTTACGAACGCGTGGTGATCATGACCGACGCCGACGTCGACGGCGCCCATATCGCGACGCTGTTGATGACCTATTTCTTCCAGGAAATGCCCGACCTCGTGCGTGCGGGGCATCTCTACCTTGCCCAGCCGCCGCTCTATCGCCTGACCGCCGGCGCGAAGAGCGTCTATGCCCGCGACGACGAGCATCGCCGCGAGATCGAGGCGAAGGAGTTCAAGGGCAAGAAGGTCGAGGTCTCGCGCTTCAAGGGCCTGGGCGAGATGAACCCGCAGCAGCTGCGCGAAACGACGATGGACCCGAAGACCCGCACATTGCTGCGCGTCACCTTGCCCCAGGAATATGAGGAGCGCGCCGGAATCCGCGACCTCGTCGACCGACTGATGGGCAAGAACCCCGAGCACCGCTTCGCCTTCATCCAGGCGAACGCCGCCAGCGTCGACGAAGAGGTGATCGACGCCTGA
- a CDS encoding GNAT family N-acetyltransferase, translated as MNLGPRLETPRLILRPHRLDDYEACCFLTSDPAAVRMIFQNPLTAEESWHRMLRFVGHWALLGYGLLLVEEKSTGQVVGEVGIADFHRGLGPDFDPFPEMAWMMASDVHGRGYATEAATAMLRWMETAFAPERIVCIIDPHNAASLRVAEKLGFRAFGNAEYKGKAVLKLRRVVSVG; from the coding sequence GTGAATCTCGGCCCGCGCCTCGAAACCCCGCGCCTGATCCTGCGCCCCCACCGGCTCGACGATTATGAGGCCTGCTGCTTCCTGACGAGCGACCCGGCGGCGGTGCGGATGATCTTCCAGAACCCGCTGACGGCGGAGGAAAGCTGGCACCGCATGCTGCGCTTCGTCGGCCATTGGGCGCTGCTCGGCTATGGCCTGCTGCTGGTCGAGGAGAAGAGCACGGGCCAGGTGGTGGGCGAGGTCGGCATCGCCGATTTCCACCGTGGCCTCGGCCCCGATTTCGACCCCTTCCCCGAAATGGCCTGGATGATGGCGAGCGACGTCCACGGCCGCGGCTACGCCACCGAAGCCGCCACCGCGATGCTTCGCTGGATGGAAACCGCCTTCGCACCCGAGCGGATCGTCTGCATCATCGACCCGCACAACGCCGCGTCGCTGCGCGTGGCCGAGAAGCTGGGTTTCCGCGCGTTCGGCAATGCGGAGTATAAGGGGAAGGCAGTGTTGAAGCTGCGGCGGGTGGTGAGTGTGGGGTGA
- a CDS encoding ABC transporter permease, with product MSDQPKNIMMPPPGEPVIPFVNWGGMLALYVKEVKRFFKVQLQTIWAPAFTTLLYLLIFTLALGGKDRMVMGYPFATFVAPGLIVMGMMNAAFANSSFSLLVGKMQGTIIDYLMPPLSTAETLVALIGASVTRAILVGLALWVAMAFWPGVEVMPRHLPAVIWFGLMGAILLSLVGVLTSIWADKFDHAAAVQNFVVGPLSLLSGTFYSVEVLHPTFQTISHANPFFYVISGFRYGFLERSDSPVLVGAIALLVLNLVLGWANYVALDRGWKIKS from the coding sequence ATGAGCGACCAGCCCAAAAACATCATGATGCCCCCGCCCGGCGAGCCGGTGATCCCGTTCGTCAACTGGGGGGGAATGCTTGCCCTCTATGTGAAGGAGGTGAAGCGTTTCTTCAAGGTCCAGCTTCAGACTATCTGGGCCCCCGCCTTCACGACGCTGCTCTATCTGCTGATCTTCACCCTCGCGCTGGGCGGCAAGGACCGGATGGTGATGGGCTATCCCTTCGCCACTTTCGTCGCCCCCGGCCTGATCGTCATGGGGATGATGAACGCGGCCTTCGCCAATTCGAGCTTCTCGCTGCTGGTCGGCAAGATGCAGGGGACGATCATCGATTATCTGATGCCGCCGCTGTCGACCGCCGAAACGCTGGTCGCGCTGATCGGCGCTTCGGTCACCCGCGCGATCCTCGTCGGTCTGGCTTTGTGGGTCGCGATGGCCTTCTGGCCGGGGGTCGAGGTGATGCCGCGCCATCTGCCGGCGGTGATCTGGTTCGGCCTGATGGGCGCGATATTGCTCAGCCTGGTCGGCGTTCTGACCTCGATCTGGGCGGACAAGTTCGATCATGCGGCCGCCGTCCAGAATTTCGTGGTGGGGCCGCTGTCGCTGCTGTCGGGCACCTTCTATTCGGTCGAGGTGCTGCACCCGACCTTCCAGACGATCAGCCACGCCAACCCGTTCTTCTACGTGATTTCGGGGTTCCGCTATGGCTTCCTCGAACGCTCGGACTCGCCGGTGCTCGTCGGGGCGATCGCGCTGCTGGTGCTGAACCTGGTGCTGGGCTGGGCCAATTACGTCGCGCTCGATCGCGGCTGGAAGATCAAGAGCTGA
- a CDS encoding SH3 domain-containing protein, whose amino-acid sequence MVVAGGAEAQERKTPYWASIATGNALLRTGPERTYPATWRYRRRDLPVQVIKVYGNWRRIKEQDGTEGWMLATLLSAKRTAIVTGDTPAEMHADPDAGARIAWRAEPGVVGQISQCEDGWCLFDVAGKKGYIQTDHIWGVDPGEEVE is encoded by the coding sequence ATGGTCGTCGCGGGCGGCGCGGAGGCGCAGGAGCGCAAGACGCCCTATTGGGCCTCGATCGCCACCGGCAACGCGCTGCTGCGCACGGGGCCGGAGCGCACCTATCCCGCCACCTGGCGCTATCGCCGCCGCGACCTGCCGGTGCAGGTGATCAAGGTCTATGGCAATTGGCGCCGGATCAAGGAGCAGGACGGCACCGAGGGCTGGATGCTGGCGACGCTGCTGAGCGCCAAGCGCACCGCGATCGTCACCGGCGACACCCCGGCCGAGATGCACGCCGACCCCGACGCCGGCGCGCGCATCGCCTGGCGCGCCGAGCCGGGCGTGGTCGGCCAGATCAGCCAGTGCGAGGATGGCTGGTGCCTGTTCGATGTCGCCGGCAAGAAGGGCTATATCCAGACCGACCATATCTGGGGCGTCGACCCGGGCGAGGAGGTGGAGTGA
- a CDS encoding ATP-dependent nuclease — MDHFVGIEFHRFKAFRSFSIAIRKLNILVGPNNAGKSTVLASFRILAAALRRANLRKPEIVQGPSGGVLGHKINLAALSVAEENIFFDYERDEPAWVRFKLSNGNTLTLYFPEPQVCYLIPDAQGRSYGSPASFKKLFRCPIGFVPILAPVDHREFLYEPEAAKRALSNYGAARNFRNIWHHFPDAFGEFRELLKRTWPGMDVTPPELDYSHERTVLHMWCPEGRIPREIFWAGFGFQVWCQMLTYLLHAKNVSLFLIDEPDIYLHADLQRQLLGILRKLGPDILVATHSTEILTEADADEVVLVDKGRTRAKRLKNTMQLESVFRSLGSAINPILTQLAKTRKVVFVEGTDFHLLGRFARRMERQRLANRSDFAVVPLEGFNPDRIRTLRRGIEATLGVDVSAAAILDRDYRPAEERASVIDLCGNFCKFATVHECKELENFVLVPEAIDRAVRAKLADRKRRGLQVTDYRNEAAELLDAFAKEKFEYVVDQHLRSRKSYERNSGRKVDESELAKSVRAELVELWRDPATRLRLIPGKDALTYVNNCIQDRYGVNVTASAVIEAMHIAEIPEEMVILINNLEKFALDV, encoded by the coding sequence TTGGATCACTTCGTAGGCATTGAATTCCATCGCTTCAAAGCCTTTCGTAGTTTCAGCATTGCGATCCGAAAGCTCAATATACTCGTTGGGCCAAACAACGCCGGAAAGTCGACCGTTCTAGCTTCTTTTAGAATTCTGGCTGCTGCCCTACGTCGCGCAAACTTGCGCAAGCCTGAAATCGTGCAAGGTCCATCAGGCGGAGTGCTCGGACACAAGATCAACCTAGCCGCTTTGTCGGTAGCCGAAGAAAATATCTTCTTCGACTACGAGCGTGACGAACCTGCTTGGGTACGGTTCAAGCTTTCAAACGGCAACACATTAACATTGTATTTTCCTGAGCCACAGGTCTGTTATCTTATCCCAGATGCTCAGGGTCGCAGCTACGGGTCACCTGCCAGCTTCAAAAAGCTGTTTCGATGCCCCATCGGCTTTGTGCCGATCCTCGCGCCGGTTGACCACCGAGAGTTTCTTTACGAGCCGGAGGCCGCCAAACGGGCGCTCTCTAATTACGGGGCAGCTCGAAATTTCCGAAATATCTGGCACCACTTCCCTGACGCGTTTGGTGAATTCCGAGAGCTATTGAAGCGGACTTGGCCTGGCATGGACGTCACCCCACCCGAGTTGGATTACTCCCATGAGCGCACGGTTCTACATATGTGGTGCCCGGAGGGACGGATACCTAGAGAGATTTTCTGGGCAGGCTTTGGCTTTCAGGTCTGGTGCCAGATGCTGACATACTTGCTCCATGCAAAGAATGTGTCCCTATTCCTGATCGACGAGCCAGACATCTACCTCCACGCAGACCTGCAGCGGCAGTTGCTTGGCATTCTTCGCAAGCTTGGTCCTGATATTCTCGTGGCAACGCACTCCACAGAGATTCTTACCGAAGCCGATGCAGATGAGGTTGTTCTCGTCGATAAGGGAAGAACGCGCGCAAAACGCTTAAAAAATACTATGCAGCTTGAATCTGTCTTCCGCAGCTTGGGTTCAGCGATCAATCCAATTCTGACGCAGCTAGCTAAAACCCGAAAGGTCGTCTTTGTGGAGGGCACTGATTTTCATCTGCTAGGCCGCTTCGCACGCCGGATGGAACGGCAGCGACTAGCCAATCGATCGGACTTCGCTGTCGTTCCCCTAGAGGGATTCAATCCAGACCGCATCCGCACATTACGCCGTGGTATCGAGGCAACACTTGGCGTTGACGTATCAGCGGCTGCCATTCTCGATCGCGACTACCGGCCAGCGGAAGAACGCGCTTCAGTCATCGACCTCTGTGGGAATTTCTGCAAGTTCGCGACGGTCCACGAATGCAAAGAGCTTGAGAATTTTGTACTCGTCCCTGAGGCGATCGACCGGGCTGTTCGCGCAAAGCTCGCAGACCGCAAACGCCGAGGACTCCAAGTTACCGACTATAGGAATGAAGCAGCTGAATTACTCGATGCATTCGCCAAGGAGAAATTCGAGTACGTGGTTGACCAACATTTGCGCTCGCGAAAGAGTTATGAGCGGAACAGCGGTCGGAAAGTCGACGAGAGCGAGCTAGCGAAATCTGTCAGAGCGGAGCTTGTCGAACTTTGGAGGGATCCGGCTACACGGCTCCGCCTGATACCTGGCAAAGATGCACTGACATATGTGAATAACTGTATTCAAGATCGCTACGGTGTAAACGTAACAGCTAGCGCAGTAATAGAAGCCATGCATATTGCGGAAATACCAGAAGAGATGGTGATACTGATCAATAATCTTGAGAAATTTGCGCTCGACGTGTGA